In Acidimicrobiales bacterium, one genomic interval encodes:
- a CDS encoding DM13 domain-containing protein, whose product MTEPFAPTDATEMPVSPPPDGRRSRRRWYLVAGGVAAAALVAWLAFGYFGVQAAFLDDEVDQAGPVFDSGAGANPVPAAAPGASDPEDAAETPPDSTPSTTAAAPVVERVVEGSFVDRSHPTGGQAVVLSDGTAQRFLRLEGFATDNGPDLNVYLSAAPPDAPEDAFDDDFVDLGDLQGNVGDQNYEVPADVDLDRYPTVVVWCVRFGVAFGAAGLA is encoded by the coding sequence ATGACCGAGCCGTTCGCACCGACCGACGCCACCGAGATGCCCGTGTCTCCACCACCGGACGGGCGGCGATCCCGCCGGCGCTGGTACCTGGTGGCCGGCGGCGTGGCCGCCGCGGCCCTCGTCGCCTGGCTGGCCTTCGGCTACTTCGGGGTGCAGGCCGCCTTCCTCGACGACGAGGTCGACCAGGCCGGGCCCGTGTTCGACTCCGGCGCCGGAGCGAACCCGGTGCCGGCGGCGGCCCCCGGGGCGAGCGACCCCGAGGACGCCGCCGAGACCCCGCCCGACTCGACGCCTTCCACCACCGCCGCCGCCCCGGTGGTCGAGCGGGTGGTCGAGGGCAGCTTCGTCGACCGCAGCCACCCGACCGGCGGTCAGGCCGTCGTCCTGTCCGACGGCACCGCCCAGCGCTTCCTCCGCCTCGAGGGGTTCGCCACCGACAACGGGCCCGACCTCAACGTCTACCTGTCGGCGGCGCCGCCGGACGCCCCCGAGGACGCCTTCGACGACGACTTCGTCGACCTCGGTGACCTCCAGGGCAACGTGGGCGACCAGAACTACGAGGTGCCGGCCGACGTCGACCTCGACCGCTACCCGACCGT